In the Gossypium raimondii isolate GPD5lz chromosome 9, ASM2569854v1, whole genome shotgun sequence genome, one interval contains:
- the LOC105797361 gene encoding uncharacterized protein LOC105797361, which translates to MSDERINNTDEEMYPGDRELDETESIAPSVNPRRNQPLNEERDRDNSHLLRIIADALQRVAGTVPATTSVSTQRRALIKELRKYGATEFMGLTGVDPSTTENWMESTKRVLQQLECTPRECLICFVSLLQGEAYLWWESVIRHLPAEQVTWELFQKEFQKKYVGELYIEDKKQDFLMLKQGNLSVVDYEREFSRLSRYATEFIPTEVDSCKRFLRGLRDEIKVQLASQRITEFVDLIERAKMVEQVLGLDKKPEIARSTGKRAGITISNPLSKRSREFRDSWKSNFRSDRGDKNRGKQTAVSTGSVKGPSRNIDIPDYEHCGKKHFGECWRITRRCFRCGSTDHFIRDCQKNEGAIPAASQRLVSTVRGRESGRGSSVSRGRGIRRSSDITTQQSEAKVPARAYVVRTREEGDAHDVVTGIFLLYSEPVYTLIDPGSSHSYTNSKLVKLGKLKSEMSRVLIEVSSPLGQTVFVDRVCRRCPLMIHDKMFSVDLLIMPFGDFDIILGMDWLSEYGVILDCYKKKFSIQTEDGDRIEVNGIRTSRSTRIISAIKASKLLRQGCTACLAYVFNSDSVGSQCSQIRTVCQFPDVFPEELPGVPPNREVEFAIEVYPGTAPIFIPPYRMSPTELKKLKVQLQDLLDRGFIRPSISP; encoded by the coding sequence atgtctgatgaaagaataaataataCTGATGAAGAAATGTATCCTGGAGATAGAGAATTAGATGAAACAGAGTCGATAGCACCCAGTGTAAATCCTAGAAGAAATCAACCTTTAAATGAAGAAAGAGATAGAGATAACTCACACTTGTTGAGAATTATTGCCGATGCTTTACAAAGAGTAGCTGGGACTGTTCCTGCTACAACTTCTGTATCAACTCAAAGACGGGCCCTGATAAAAGAGTTAAGAAAATATGGTGCTACAGAGTTTATGGGTCTGACAGGAGTTGATCCATCTACAACAGAGAATTGGATGGAATCAACTAAACGAGTGCTGCAGCAATTAGAATGTACCCCCCGGGAATGTTTAATCTGTTTCGTTTCATTACTTCAGGGTGAGGCTTATCTGTGGTGGGAATCTGTAATTCGACATTTGCCAGCAGAACAGGTAACATGGGAATTATTTCagaaggaatttcaaaagaagtatgtTGGAGAGCTATATATTGAAGATAAAAAGCAGGATTTTCTAATGTTGAAGCAAGGTAACTTATCTGTAGTGgattatgaaagagaattttCTCGATTGAGCCGATATGCCACTGAGTTCATTCCAACAGAAGTTGATAGCTGCAAGAGATTTCTACGAGGATTGAGAGATGAAATCAAAGTACAGCTGGCGTCACAGCGAATTACAGAATTTGTGGATTTGATTGAAAGAGCTAAGATGGTAGAACAGGTGTTAGGTTTGGATAAAAAGCCTGAGATAGCTAGATCGACTGGGAAACGAGCTGGCATTACTATTTCAAATCCTCTATCGAAAAGATCCCGAGAATTCAGAGACAGTTGGAAGTCAAATTTTAGATCGGATCGAGGTGATAAAAATCGAGGTAAACAGACTGCTGTTTCTACCGGTAGTGTAAAAGGACCTTCACGAAATATTGATATCCCCGATTATGAACACTGTGGAAAGAAGCACTTTGGTGAATGTTGGAGGATAACTCGACGGTGTTTTCGATGCGGGTCCACAGATCATTTCATCCGAGATTGTCAAAAAAATGAAGGTGCTATACCTGCAGCATCTCAGAGATTAGTATCTACTGTTAGAGGCAGAGAATCAGGTAGAGGTAGTTCGGTTTCAAGGGGAAGAGGTATTAGGAGGAGCAGTGATATAACTACTCAGCAGTCTGAAGCGAAAGTACCCGCCAGAGCTTATGTTGTCAGAACACGGGAAGAAGGTGACGCCCATGATGTAGTAACAGGTATATTCTTACTATATTCTGAACCTGTTTATACTTTAATTGATCCCGGATCTTCACACTCTTATACAAATTCAAAACTGGTTAAATTGGGAAAGTTAAAATCTGAAATGTCTAGAGTTTTAATAGAAGTGTCTAGCCCTTTGGGACAAACTGTGTTTGTAGATAGAGTATGTCGGAGATGCCCGTTGATGATACAtgataaaatgttttccgtTGACTTGTTGATTATGCCTTTCGgtgattttgatataatattgggtatggattggttatccGAGTACGGGGTGATTTTAGATTGTTACAAAAAGAAGTTCAGTATTCAGACAGAGGATGGAGACAGAATTGAGGTGAATGGCATCCGTACTAGTCGATCGACACGTATTATTTCAGCAATCAAGGCTAGTAAATTACTTCGACAGGGTTGTACAGCATGTCTAGCTTATGTTTTTAATTCTGATTCGGTTGGTAGTCAGTGTAGTCAGATCAGAACTGTATGTCAGTTTCCAGATGTATTCCCTGAAGAATTACCGGGCGTACCACCTAacagagaggttgaatttgctatagaaGTGTACCCAGGTACAGCACCAATCTTTATACCTCCATACCGAATGTCACCCACTGAATTAAAAAAGTTGAAGGTGCAGCTGCAGGACTTGCTAGATCGTGGATTTATTAGACCGAGCATTTCACCTTGA
- the LOC105798020 gene encoding uncharacterized protein LOC105798020, whose translation MKSKLSVEDYIQFLSSHKQRPLTVNFLNQIISIHGFKKLTKHKKELSDAVETLDLMDPSRSTLKSSISPNAWLTEKEVIGDLNCLEWQECCVTSIEALNSPLPDQQSIPKPQAKRKRGDTEGADSFSSALLSLQSS comes from the exons ATGAAATCCAAGTTATCTGTAGAAGACTACATCCAGTTCCTTTCCTCTCACAAGCAACGCCCTCTCACCGTCAATTTCCTCAACCAG ATTATCTCCATTCACGGTTTTAAGAAACTGACGAAACACAAG AAAGAGTTGAGTGATGCGGTGGAGACGCTTGATCTGATGGATCCATCACGTTCGACGTTGAAATCGAGCATATCGCCGAACGCGTGGTTGACAGAGAAGGAGGTAATTGGAGACCTCAATTGTCTTGAGTGGCAAGAGTGTTGCGTTACCTCCATCGAAGCCCTAAACTCTCCCTTACCTGATCAACAATCCATCCCTAAACCCCAAGCCAAACGGAAGAGAGGTGATACCGAAGGCGCTGATTCTTTCTCTTCCGCTTTGCTTTCCCTTCAATCGTCTTGA